In the genome of Anaerolineae bacterium, the window CGCTCATTAGAGATCTCTTGCTTGTGGCCTTTAATTTAACATGAATCCTGTTTGTTGGAAATCCTTTCTCTCCGACAAACTGCTAGAGTACGGCCACTCATCAAGATGACTGGGGTGAGTAGTAGGCGAGAATCAGCAGCATTCTTGATCCGTTGACAGAGTTCGTAACCATTTATGTGGGGCATGGCCACATCGGTGAGGATGAGATCCACCGGGTGGCTCTGCAACAATTCCAAGGCCTCGACCCCGTCTTGAGCCGTGAGAATCTCGTACCCCTGATGTTGTAAAATAACCTTGAGAAAACCAACTGTATCGACATCATCATCAACCACTAAGATCCTTTTCATTATCACTTCCCCCGGTAATCAAAACCGCAACTTTCAATGCTGCGGCAAGATATTGATAATTGCGTCTCTCGTTACAATGAATATCATTTGGGTGCAAAAATTATATTTTCGA includes:
- a CDS encoding response regulator; this encodes MKRILVVDDDVDTVGFLKVILQHQGYEILTAQDGVEALELLQSHPVDLILTDVAMPHINGYELCQRIKNAADSRLLLTPVILMSGRTLAVCRRERISNKQDSC